The genomic region GTCGCCCCCACCGCCAGCGGCGCATCCGCCGACTGCACCAGGCCCTGGCGCACCAGCGGCGCCCCCGCCATGTTGCGGCCGAAGGCGAAGACCTGTTGCCCCTGCACCGCCGTCTGGACGTCGGCCATGCGGAAATGCAGGAATTTCTCGGTGGTCTGCATCTTCAGCAGCGCCAGATCATGCCCCGGAATGGTCTTCACCACCTGGGCCGGAAAGCGCCGGATCCCACCCGTCGTCGCCACCTGGACCGAAATCTCCGGCAGATTGGACACCGAATGCAAAGTGGTGATCACATAGCCGTTGGCCCCCACGATGGCCCCCGAGGCCACCGGACCGGCATTGACCCCGCCGCCGCCGACCCCGACCACAGCAGGGGGAACCGTGTGATACAGCCGCTGCACATGCGGCATGGCGATGTTGCGCACCAGGAACTGACCCACCGACAGATCGTCGGCCCCGTGGAAATTGTCGTCCTCGTCGTAATGGTCCAGGAGATAGATCCCCCAGGCGAAGGTCACGAAGATCAAGAAGGCCAGGATCGAGACAGGCGTCTTCCACGACCGTTCGCAAAACACGATCTTGTTGGTGGGCAATTCGCCCATGGTCTCGCCGACTTCAATCATGGCCGCTTTCCACACTCATTCGAATTCAAGTCCTCTATCGCTCATCCCGCGAGAACCGCTAGAATTCATCACCG from Paramagnetospirillum magnetotacticum MS-1 harbors:
- a CDS encoding trypsin-like peptidase domain-containing protein — translated: MIEVGETMGELPTNKIVFCERSWKTPVSILAFLIFVTFAWGIYLLDHYDEDDNFHGADDLSVGQFLVRNIAMPHVQRLYHTVPPAVVGVGGGGVNAGPVASGAIVGANGYVITTLHSVSNLPEISVQVATTGGIRRFPAQVVKTIPGHDLALLKMQTTEKFLHFRMADVQTAVQGQQVFAFGRNMAGAPLVRQGLVQSADAPLAVGATQITHLLRSDAVYSWEQTGGPLVNAQGDLVGINIAATGPTGKVEGFTVPAQVIVSHLQDVVRFKKGAPAGKSGVPAGP